One stretch of Thalassophryne amazonica chromosome 17, fThaAma1.1, whole genome shotgun sequence DNA includes these proteins:
- the tmem141 gene encoding LOW QUALITY PROTEIN: transmembrane protein 141 (The sequence of the model RefSeq protein was modified relative to this genomic sequence to represent the inferred CDS: inserted 2 bases in 1 codon), which translates to MVHLGLSRVDDAVAAKHPGLECYAACQSRAFMKGSCTFVLGVVTLFSIQKALKEAALCSSVESLISLVGSSVGSYTVTRLESRSAQTXWLLLETGKVPDRSPPQVSKPEESTQHGKTKYGDEIE; encoded by the exons ATGGTCCATCTGGGTCTATCTAGAGTGGATGATGCGGTGGCAGCAAAACACCCG GGTTTGGAGTGTTATGCTGCCTGTCAGTCCCGTGCTTTCATGAAGGGCTCATGTACCTTTGTACTTG GTGTTGTCACTTTATTTTCCATTCAGAAGGCTCTAAAGGAGGCTGCCTTATGCTCTTCAGTGGAATCTCTCATTTCACTTG TGGGATCATCAGTGGGCAGTTACACTGTGACACGGTTGGAATCACGGAGTGCTCAGAC TTGGTTGCTACTAGAAACCGGGAAAGTCCCAGACAGATCCCCTCCTCAGG TATCTAAACCAGAGGAATCAACACAACACGGGAAGACAAAATATGGAGATGAGATAGAATGA